In a genomic window of Acidobacteriota bacterium:
- a CDS encoding lipid-binding SYLF domain-containing protein, which translates to MYLRSSSLLITLCLLSGATFAQGKLSASSDTVKQANKAAKVFKEIMDIPDKAIPEAVLGKARCVAVFPDVIKAGFVIGGRGGRGVATCHTAKGWSAPAYFNMKGGSFGLQIGAQSTDFILLFMSDSGMNSLLSSKFEIGGDATAAAGPVGRQAGASTDLKMDAQILSYSRSKGLFAGLELKGSVIAADKDDMKEAYGDENAAPVVLKGAKPAPALTKTFPDTIGRYARAMAPSKKPAAKKK; encoded by the coding sequence ATGTACCTGCGTTCCAGTTCTCTGCTCATCACTCTCTGTCTGCTCAGCGGCGCAACCTTTGCGCAAGGCAAGCTGAGCGCCAGCAGCGACACCGTCAAACAGGCCAACAAGGCCGCCAAGGTGTTCAAAGAAATCATGGACATTCCCGACAAGGCCATCCCGGAAGCGGTGCTGGGCAAGGCCCGCTGCGTGGCGGTTTTCCCCGACGTGATCAAAGCCGGGTTCGTCATCGGCGGACGCGGCGGACGCGGTGTCGCTACCTGTCACACGGCCAAAGGCTGGAGCGCGCCCGCCTATTTCAATATGAAAGGCGGCAGTTTCGGCTTGCAGATCGGCGCGCAATCCACCGATTTCATTTTGCTGTTTATGAGCGATAGCGGCATGAACAGCCTGCTTTCGAGCAAATTCGAGATTGGCGGCGACGCCACCGCCGCCGCCGGGCCGGTGGGTCGTCAGGCGGGCGCTTCGACCGATTTGAAAATGGATGCGCAGATTCTTTCTTATTCGCGCAGCAAAGGCCTCTTCGCGGGTCTCGAACTCAAAGGCAGCGTGATCGCGGCGGACAAGGACGATATGAAGGAAGCCTATGGCGACGAAAATGCCGCGCCAGTGGTGCTGAAAGGCGCCAAGCCCGCGCCGGCGTTGACCAAAACTTTCCCGGATACGATTGGGCGATATGCCAGAGCCATGGCCCCGAGCAAGAAACCGGCGGCCAAGAAGAAATAA
- the vanZ gene encoding VanZ family protein, with amino-acid sequence MNQLQSKAAAPSHQPPATSVYWLPPLLWMAAMFGFSTDAFSADNTGSRLAWLLHLVFPAITDSQYETVHFLVRKTAHFTEYGFLALLWFRAFWAGSPLKWQWRWAAQAFVIIAVWALLDEWHQTFTAHRTGSLYDSLLDMSGGLTALLALGLWRRPRVHT; translated from the coding sequence ATGAACCAACTACAGTCCAAAGCAGCAGCCCCCAGCCACCAGCCCCCAGCCACCAGCGTTTACTGGCTCCCGCCCCTGCTCTGGATGGCCGCGATGTTCGGGTTTTCGACCGACGCCTTCTCTGCTGACAACACGGGTTCGCGGCTCGCCTGGTTGCTGCACCTGGTCTTCCCTGCCATTACCGACAGCCAATACGAGACGGTTCATTTTCTCGTGCGCAAGACAGCGCATTTCACTGAATACGGCTTTCTCGCGCTCTTGTGGTTTCGGGCTTTTTGGGCGGGTTCGCCTCTCAAGTGGCAATGGCGCTGGGCCGCACAGGCATTCGTCATCATCGCGGTCTGGGCATTGCTGGACGAATGGCATCAGACCTTCACCGCCCATCGGACAGGTTCGCTTTACGACAGTTTATTGGATATGAGCGGCGGCTTGACGGCGTTGCTCGCGCTGGGGCTGTGGCGGCGTCCACGTGTGCACACCTAG
- the nagA gene encoding N-acetylglucosamine-6-phosphate deacetylase, giving the protein MNNRLAIVNGSVVTPQAVINPGLVLCEAGRIRYVGPAHDAEPDEGSRLIDASGCYVLPGLIDTHFHGSGGDDVMANGAAGIGRIARTLLRYGTTGFLATTIAARHSELLRAVADTIEAEAAPAEPAAAILGLHIEGPYINLKFKGAQPEWGIRDPNFDECRELLAAAAGRIKIMTLAPELPGGLELIRWLTAHNVIASVGHSDADYDTALAAIEAGARRATHLFNAMSGVHHRQPGLAAAALNEPGLCAELICDGVHVHPQMARLAWQMKGRAGLALVTDATAAQGVGDGVFRLGDFQIQVRDNLCTLLDGVTIAGSVLTMNGAARNALQFTGMDLIDLAHTAALLPAQACGVADRKGSLAVGKDADIAIFQPDFTTAYTICAGQVAYQKAAGEMGS; this is encoded by the coding sequence ATGAATAACCGTCTCGCCATCGTCAACGGCAGCGTCGTCACGCCGCAAGCTGTCATCAACCCTGGCCTTGTGCTTTGCGAAGCCGGGCGTATTCGTTACGTCGGCCCGGCACACGACGCCGAACCCGATGAAGGCTCGCGGCTCATTGACGCCAGCGGCTGTTACGTGCTGCCCGGCTTGATTGACACGCACTTTCACGGCAGCGGCGGCGATGACGTGATGGCCAACGGCGCGGCGGGTATTGGACGCATTGCGCGGACGCTCTTGCGCTACGGCACGACCGGCTTTCTGGCCACGACGATTGCTGCGCGGCACAGCGAATTGCTGCGCGCCGTCGCGGACACAATTGAAGCCGAAGCCGCGCCGGCAGAACCTGCGGCAGCCATCCTCGGCTTGCACATCGAAGGGCCATACATCAATTTGAAATTCAAAGGCGCCCAGCCTGAATGGGGCATCCGTGATCCCAACTTTGACGAATGTCGCGAGTTGCTCGCCGCCGCCGCTGGCCGCATCAAGATCATGACCCTTGCGCCCGAATTGCCGGGCGGACTGGAATTGATTCGCTGGCTCACGGCACACAATGTCATCGCCTCAGTCGGCCATTCCGACGCCGATTACGACACGGCGCTCGCCGCCATTGAGGCCGGGGCCAGGCGCGCGACGCACCTCTTCAATGCCATGTCCGGCGTGCATCATCGCCAACCGGGTTTGGCGGCGGCGGCGCTGAACGAGCCAGGCCTGTGCGCCGAATTGATCTGCGACGGGGTGCACGTGCATCCGCAAATGGCGCGGCTGGCCTGGCAGATGAAGGGACGCGCGGGTTTGGCCTTGGTGACAGACGCCACAGCGGCGCAGGGCGTCGGTGATGGCGTCTTCAGGCTGGGCGATTTTCAGATTCAAGTGCGCGACAATCTCTGCACGCTGCTCGACGGCGTGACAATTGCCGGTTCGGTGCTGACGATGAATGGCGCGGCCCGCAACGCACTGCAATTCACCGGCATGGATTTAATAGACCTGGCGCACACCGCCGCGCTGCTGCCCGCCCAAGCCTGTGGCGTGGCTGACCGCAAAGGCTCGCTCGCAGTTGGCAAGGATGCGGACATCGCTATCTTTCAGCCGGATTTCACGACGGCTTATACAATCTGCGCGGGGCAAGTGGCTTATCAAAAGGCAGCGGGCGAAATGGGCAGCTAA
- the atpG gene encoding ATP synthase F1 subunit gamma produces the protein MPSIQDLRRRLRAVKSTQQITKAMKMVAAARLRRAQERVQAARPYTRKMTQILGDLARRASDFKHPLLANPDAETPASERIILALVTADKGLCGGFNTNLIKAASEFLRQHTHDQVELVLIGRKGNDFFHRRNVTIRRSHIGITGSGKVTATDAINIGQQLIADFTNEAQPVDKIYLLFGEFKSALVQKPSLVQLLPIGQLPENEPTEAGGDYLYEQKPAEIFEVLLPKLIENRIYQALLESVASEMGSRMTAMDSASKNASEVIDRLTLNMNRVRQAAITREIIEVVSGAEAL, from the coding sequence ATGCCTAGCATACAAGACCTGCGGCGCCGGTTGCGCGCCGTCAAAAGCACCCAACAGATCACCAAGGCGATGAAGATGGTCGCGGCGGCCCGTTTGCGCCGCGCCCAGGAGCGCGTGCAAGCGGCGCGCCCCTACACCAGGAAGATGACGCAGATTCTGGGTGATCTAGCCCGGCGCGCTTCCGATTTCAAGCACCCGTTGCTGGCCAACCCCGATGCTGAGACGCCCGCCAGCGAGCGCATCATTCTGGCGTTGGTGACGGCGGACAAAGGGTTGTGCGGCGGCTTCAACACCAACCTCATCAAAGCGGCCAGCGAATTTCTGCGGCAGCATACGCACGATCAGGTTGAACTGGTTTTGATCGGACGCAAGGGCAATGATTTTTTCCATCGCCGCAACGTCACGATTCGCCGCTCACACATCGGCATCACCGGCTCCGGCAAAGTCACGGCGACGGACGCCATCAACATCGGCCAGCAACTCATCGCCGATTTCACCAACGAAGCGCAGCCGGTAGACAAAATTTATCTACTCTTCGGCGAATTCAAATCGGCGCTCGTGCAAAAACCCTCACTCGTCCAGTTACTGCCCATCGGCCAACTGCCAGAAAATGAACCGACGGAAGCCGGTGGCGATTACCTTTACGAACAGAAACCGGCGGAGATTTTTGAAGTGCTTCTGCCCAAACTGATCGAGAATCGCATTTACCAAGCGTTGCTCGAATCAGTAGCCTCTGAAATGGGTTCGCGCATGACCGCGATGGATTCGGCATCCAAGAACGCCAGCGAAGTGATTGACCGGCTCACGCTGAACATGAACCGCGTGCGCCAGGCCGCCATCACGCGCGAAATCATTGAAGTGGTCAGCGGCGCTGAAGCGCTGTAA
- a CDS encoding carboxypeptidase regulatory-like domain-containing protein, protein MNRNGCEWFRRAVNAALTHSLLMVAVGLWLSWGAVPVNAQATSTGTVSGQVTDATGATLPGAEIILKDTATNAKLTGVTNEAGRYSFVNVPPGVYDITVTKTGFQRAAVNAHKVTVGTVSTINLSLQIGNVAETVVVTATGTELQTTNATVGTTLSGRQLELLTNLGRDANALMVLQPAVAPGGQVAGAVQDQNTYQLDGGNNTSDMDGTQNIYTQAAGFIGAGAAGGTPSGVLPTPAESIEEFKVGTTNQTADFNGSAGGQIQLVTKRGTNQFHGAVYDHYLGSNFGANSWLNNHTPFRNIQGQVVSPSTPLPSSHQNRFGGNVGGPLTPHFLGGKTYFFAFYEGRRFPQSTNFEKPVPTALMRAGVIQVPDSTGVYRPYNLNPTAVTVNGVTYQPATCGATNVACDPRGIGLNPIVSQIWQKFLPLPNNPTGGDQYNTQGYRGSIKLPQTSDNYVLRLDHDFGPKWRWMASYRYYDFSQLATTQVDIGGALGGTLGQPVSLAPRVQKPGYFVTGLTTTLKPTLTNDFHYSYTRNFWQWGTASAPPQLAGLGGAVEIGGESANALIPYNVNTQSVRQRFWDGIDHHFRDDMTWIKGNHLFQFGGLYQRNWNYHQRNDNGQGIMAANVYQIANIGQNFTTGGVTYIPSTVPAAQNSSWQSLYTQVLGIVGQPQTLYTRKLPDLSLQPLGTPAEDIAIIPTYNVYFSDIWRMKSSFTLTYGLGYTVEMPPFETAGKQVMLVDSAGNAIRSAEYLAKRKAAALAGQVYNPTLGFATIGNVTGKPKYPYDPFYGGLSPRIAASWNPKFASGSLLSKIFGEQHGVVRGGYSRIYGRLNGVDLVLVPLLGTGLMQAVSCQGAVRASAAVNGNQCLGATVGANPLTAFRIGTDGNVAPVPAAAATIPQPYFPGVGGNASAGDGSVLDPSFRPNYSDSFDLTIQRELIPRKLMVEVGYIGRRIGNEYQSVNLDAVPHMTTLGNQAFSAAYANLYQALVGGQTISAQPFFEAALGGPTSAYCTGFANCTAAVASKQATNIRSTRVYDLWANLNSQTSWTLGRTLPSSGPGSQLSSVFMQTSQGYGNYNAFFFSLEARDWKGLTVRSNYTFSKTLGTGAVTQSTSSFTIVDPWDISAMYGTQSFDLTHVYNLSALYEAPFFKGKKGVLGHALGGWTVAPLFQARSAFPLRVSMTQGAGSNCQAFGEVNCASGNTWENAVFVGKYAAGNSSHYDQSFSGTVGRNTNAANNGSGINMFENPEAVYNSFRRLILGLDHRGGGNGVLRGLPTWNLDLSVSKDIHFTERVGMSFLAQFANVLNKFQPSDPSMNLDSPQTFGYINGQANSSRQIEFGLRIHF, encoded by the coding sequence ATGAATAGGAATGGTTGTGAATGGTTTCGTCGGGCCGTCAACGCGGCTCTCACACACAGTTTATTGATGGTGGCAGTGGGCCTTTGGCTTAGTTGGGGGGCCGTCCCAGTCAACGCCCAAGCCACTTCCACCGGCACGGTTTCAGGTCAAGTCACCGATGCCACCGGCGCCACCCTGCCGGGGGCTGAAATCATCCTGAAAGACACGGCCACCAATGCGAAACTCACGGGCGTGACCAACGAAGCGGGGCGTTATAGCTTCGTCAATGTGCCGCCCGGCGTGTATGACATCACCGTCACCAAGACCGGCTTCCAGCGCGCCGCCGTCAATGCGCACAAGGTCACGGTCGGCACTGTTTCCACCATCAACCTATCGCTGCAAATCGGCAACGTTGCCGAAACCGTCGTCGTGACGGCCACCGGCACCGAATTGCAAACGACCAACGCCACCGTCGGCACGACGCTCAGCGGACGGCAACTCGAATTGCTGACCAACCTGGGACGCGACGCCAACGCGCTGATGGTCTTGCAACCGGCGGTCGCGCCGGGCGGTCAGGTGGCGGGCGCGGTGCAGGATCAGAATACCTACCAACTCGATGGCGGCAACAACACCAGCGATATGGATGGCACGCAGAATATCTATACGCAGGCTGCTGGGTTCATCGGCGCGGGCGCGGCGGGTGGTACGCCGTCGGGCGTCTTGCCCACACCGGCGGAAAGTATCGAAGAATTCAAAGTCGGCACGACGAATCAAACGGCCGATTTCAACGGTTCGGCCGGCGGCCAGATTCAACTGGTCACCAAACGCGGCACCAATCAATTTCACGGCGCGGTTTATGACCACTATCTCGGCAGCAACTTCGGCGCGAACTCGTGGCTGAACAATCACACGCCGTTCCGCAACATTCAGGGACAGGTCGTTTCACCCTCCACGCCGCTGCCGTCGAGCCATCAAAACCGCTTTGGCGGCAATGTGGGTGGCCCGCTGACGCCGCACTTTCTGGGCGGCAAGACGTACTTTTTCGCCTTTTACGAAGGCCGCCGCTTTCCGCAAAGCACCAACTTCGAGAAGCCGGTGCCGACGGCATTGATGCGCGCGGGCGTCATTCAAGTGCCCGACAGCACGGGCGTCTATCGCCCCTACAACCTTAATCCGACGGCGGTCACAGTCAACGGCGTGACCTATCAACCGGCCACGTGCGGCGCGACGAATGTGGCCTGTGATCCGCGCGGCATCGGCCTCAATCCGATTGTTTCGCAAATCTGGCAGAAGTTCCTGCCGCTGCCCAACAACCCGACGGGCGGCGACCAATACAACACGCAAGGCTATCGCGGTTCGATCAAATTGCCGCAGACTTCGGACAATTACGTGTTGCGGCTCGATCACGACTTCGGGCCGAAATGGCGCTGGATGGCGAGCTATCGTTATTACGATTTCTCGCAACTCGCCACGACGCAGGTGGACATCGGCGGCGCGCTGGGCGGCACGCTGGGGCAGCCGGTCTCGCTTGCGCCGCGTGTGCAAAAGCCGGGTTATTTCGTGACGGGCTTGACGACGACTCTCAAGCCGACACTGACCAACGATTTCCACTACAGTTACACGCGCAACTTCTGGCAATGGGGCACGGCGAGCGCGCCGCCGCAATTGGCGGGCTTGGGCGGCGCGGTCGAAATCGGCGGTGAATCGGCCAATGCGCTGATCCCTTACAACGTGAACACACAGAGCGTGCGGCAACGGTTCTGGGACGGCATTGACCATCACTTCCGCGACGACATGACCTGGATCAAAGGCAATCACCTGTTCCAGTTCGGCGGCTTGTACCAGCGCAATTGGAACTATCACCAGCGCAACGACAACGGCCAGGGCATCATGGCCGCGAACGTTTATCAGATCGCCAACATCGGGCAGAACTTCACGACGGGCGGTGTGACCTATATTCCGTCCACCGTGCCAGCGGCGCAAAACAGTTCTTGGCAGAGCCTTTACACCCAGGTGCTCGGCATCGTCGGCCAGCCGCAAACGCTTTACACGCGCAAGCTGCCTGACCTGAGTCTGCAACCGCTGGGCACGCCCGCCGAAGACATCGCGATCATTCCGACTTACAACGTCTATTTCAGCGACATCTGGCGCATGAAGTCGTCGTTCACGCTGACATATGGATTGGGTTATACGGTCGAAATGCCGCCGTTTGAAACGGCAGGCAAGCAGGTGATGCTGGTGGATTCCGCTGGTAATGCGATCCGTTCGGCGGAATATCTGGCGAAACGCAAAGCGGCGGCCTTAGCCGGGCAGGTCTACAATCCGACGCTCGGTTTTGCGACCATCGGCAATGTCACGGGCAAACCCAAATATCCTTACGATCCGTTTTATGGCGGATTGAGTCCGCGCATTGCAGCCTCGTGGAATCCGAAATTTGCGAGCGGCAGTTTGCTCAGCAAAATTTTCGGCGAACAGCACGGCGTCGTGCGTGGCGGTTACAGCCGCATCTATGGCCGCTTGAACGGCGTGGATCTGGTGCTGGTACCGTTGCTGGGCACGGGCTTGATGCAGGCCGTCTCCTGTCAGGGTGCGGTGCGCGCCTCGGCGGCGGTCAACGGCAATCAATGTTTAGGCGCGACTGTGGGCGCGAATCCGCTGACGGCTTTCCGCATCGGCACCGATGGCAATGTCGCGCCAGTGCCAGCGGCGGCGGCGACCATTCCACAACCTTACTTCCCCGGCGTGGGCGGCAACGCTTCGGCGGGCGATGGTTCGGTGCTCGATCCGAGCTTCCGGCCCAACTATTCCGATTCATTCGACCTGACGATTCAACGCGAATTGATCCCGCGCAAACTGATGGTGGAGGTCGGTTACATTGGGCGGCGCATCGGCAACGAGTATCAATCGGTCAACCTGGACGCCGTGCCGCACATGACGACGTTGGGCAACCAGGCGTTCTCGGCGGCCTATGCCAATCTCTATCAGGCGCTGGTGGGCGGCCAAACCATCTCCGCCCAGCCGTTCTTTGAAGCGGCGCTGGGCGGGCCGACTTCGGCCTACTGCACGGGCTTCGCCAATTGCACCGCCGCCGTGGCGTCGAAGCAGGCGACCAACATCCGCTCGACGCGCGTTTACGACCTCTGGGCCAATTTGAACAGCCAGACTTCGTGGACGCTGGGTCGCACCTTGCCGAGTTCCGGCCCCGGCTCGCAATTGAGTTCGGTCTTTATGCAAACCAGCCAGGGCTACGGCAACTACAATGCGTTCTTCTTTTCGCTGGAAGCGCGCGACTGGAAGGGGCTGACGGTGCGCTCGAATTACACTTTCAGCAAGACGCTGGGTACGGGGGCGGTGACGCAATCCACTAGCTCCTTCACCATCGTTGATCCTTGGGACATCAGCGCGATGTACGGCACACAATCCTTCGACCTAACGCATGTCTACAACCTGTCCGCGTTGTATGAAGCGCCCTTCTTCAAAGGCAAGAAAGGCGTCTTGGGGCATGCACTGGGCGGCTGGACAGTCGCGCCGCTCTTCCAGGCGCGCAGCGCGTTTCCCTTGCGCGTGAGCATGACGCAAGGTGCGGGCAGCAATTGCCAGGCGTTTGGCGAAGTGAACTGCGCTTCGGGCAACACCTGGGAAAACGCCGTGTTCGTCGGGAAGTACGCGGCGGGCAATTCCTCGCATTACGACCAATCCTTCAGCGGGACGGTCGGGCGGAATACCAACGCGGCGAATAACGGTTCGGGCATCAACATGTTCGAGAACCCGGAAGCGGTCTATAACTCCTTCCGGCGTTTGATCCTGGGCCTCGATCATCGCGGTGGCGGTAACGGCGTGTTGCGCGGGTTGCCGACCTGGAACCTCGACCTGAGCGTCTCGAAGGACATCCATTTCACCGAGCGCGTAGGCATGTCGTTCCTGGCGCAGTTCGCCAATGTGCTGAACAAATTCCAGCCCAGCGATCCGAGCATGAACCTGGACAGCCCGCAAACCTTCGGGTACATCAACGGGCAGGCGAATTCGTCCCGGCAGATTGAATTCGGGTTGCGTATTCACTTCTAG
- a CDS encoding tetratricopeptide repeat protein, producing MPTIRLSLFIVLALSSRLDFSHAPIAQTPPVIQIFMPGGTLPTREVRFWLTRNRQNAELLFTDKKGQYQFAPELVDTGEVTLTVDTDKHNFETTTYRIRLARTTTYIPVFLLPLRDVPIPARSPGVAEADAQAPATARAAYEAAQKEAAAGRAEPALSEFTRALTLYPRYLRVLDDLGLLYLKLNRLDEAAAAFTQAISISTRFHLPRLHLGLVRNRQGRYGEAVMVLNELVKDQPTLGQARVLLADGLLVSKQFDEAEQQLRAGLQDETLERSTRADAYVKLGRALSGQERYQAALSELEKAVALEPESAEVQFYLGAAYLQLDRLAAAEAALLKAYALGGKRMPLAQLLLGQLYYSQQKYEAALQAFEQYLTEAPRAANVPQVKEVIEKIKLALKK from the coding sequence ATGCCTACGATTCGTTTGTCACTCTTCATTGTCTTAGCGCTATCCAGCCGGCTGGATTTCAGTCACGCGCCAATCGCACAAACGCCGCCCGTCATTCAGATTTTCATGCCCGGCGGGACACTGCCGACACGCGAAGTGCGCTTTTGGCTGACGCGAAACAGGCAAAACGCGGAGCTTCTTTTCACCGATAAAAAAGGCCAATATCAGTTTGCGCCTGAACTGGTAGACACTGGTGAGGTCACACTCACCGTTGACACTGACAAACACAACTTTGAAACGACCACCTACCGCATTCGGCTGGCCCGCACAACGACTTACATTCCGGTTTTTCTACTCCCCTTGCGGGATGTCCCAATCCCCGCACGCTCGCCGGGTGTAGCCGAAGCTGACGCGCAAGCCCCTGCCACGGCCCGCGCCGCTTACGAGGCCGCGCAAAAAGAAGCCGCTGCCGGGCGCGCTGAACCGGCGCTCAGCGAATTCACGCGGGCCTTGACGCTTTATCCGCGTTACCTGCGTGTGCTCGATGACCTGGGCCTGTTGTATTTGAAACTCAATCGGTTGGATGAAGCGGCGGCGGCCTTTACGCAGGCCATCAGCATCAGCACGCGGTTTCATTTGCCCCGGCTGCATCTAGGGCTGGTGCGCAATCGCCAGGGCCGCTACGGCGAGGCGGTGATGGTGCTCAACGAGTTGGTCAAAGACCAGCCGACGTTGGGGCAGGCGCGCGTTCTCTTGGCCGACGGGTTGCTGGTCTCCAAACAATTCGATGAAGCTGAACAGCAACTACGCGCAGGCTTGCAGGACGAGACGCTCGAACGCAGCACCCGCGCGGACGCTTACGTCAAACTGGGCCGCGCGCTTTCCGGTCAGGAGCGTTACCAGGCCGCCCTCAGTGAATTGGAAAAAGCCGTCGCGCTCGAACCTGAATCCGCTGAGGTGCAGTTTTACCTCGGCGCGGCCTACCTCCAATTGGACAGGTTGGCCGCAGCCGAAGCGGCGCTGTTGAAAGCCTACGCTCTTGGTGGCAAGCGTATGCCGCTGGCCCAGTTGCTGTTGGGTCAGCTTTACTACAGTCAGCAAAAATATGAAGCCGCCTTGCAGGCGTTTGAACAATACCTGACCGAAGCGCCCCGCGCCGCCAACGTGCCGCAGGTCAAAGAAGTGATTGAGAAAATCAAGCTGGCGCTGAAGAAATGA
- a CDS encoding sulfurtransferase — protein sequence MDSPPYPNASLLISTTALNRQLDERGLRIIDARSRAEYAAGHVPGALALPVETLRDDTTQRREDPVELALQLARLGLTRSANIVIYDDPPRSQGTAGYIFWTLETLGCSQVALLNGGWPRWLGENRRTTTYEPQFAHTPFDAAPEKKIRLNQKQVQRGLGQPDFALVDVRSDEEYLGWPAPGQTRGGHLPGAVHWPWQWALAADGVMRQAEELKTLWTAHGLTSDKEIALYSNAGTRAGFAYFALRLLGYPRVAVYEGGMNEWSKTEKLPLNAAPRYETIVSAAWVKAVQDFYAPNAKAPRPASYRTERFVILETSWGALTAAKDYNQGHVPGALHLDTDDFENGYPRWHLKSVAALQQVIGRHGITPETTVIVYSQQTIAAARVWWVLNYAGVQDVRFFNGGYQAWQAAGYAGETEVRQPPAVSFSAPPRAEWLATTEYVRANFDNGNVWLADARSEAEYRGEISGYDYMALRGRIPGALPIGDADDKARLYQDHDGTLRSVSEIAVRWAQAGLKAGHDGPGFAREVIFYCGSGWRSSLTFLYAYLLGYGNIRNYSDGWSAWSTAYAQDANEKGITPGWRQTASANPIASGQP from the coding sequence ATGGATTCACCGCCTTATCCCAACGCCTCGTTGCTCATCTCAACGACAGCCTTAAATCGGCAATTGGACGAGCGTGGCTTACGCATCATTGACGCGCGTTCGCGCGCCGAATATGCGGCGGGCCACGTGCCCGGCGCGCTTGCGTTGCCGGTCGAAACCTTACGCGACGACACCACGCAACGGCGCGAAGACCCGGTTGAATTGGCGCTGCAACTCGCGCGTTTGGGCCTGACGCGCAGCGCCAACATCGTCATTTACGACGATCCGCCCAGATCGCAAGGCACCGCCGGCTACATTTTCTGGACGCTTGAAACGCTGGGCTGTTCGCAGGTCGCCCTGCTCAATGGCGGCTGGCCGCGCTGGCTGGGCGAAAATCGTCGCACGACAACCTATGAACCGCAATTTGCCCACACCCCGTTTGACGCCGCACCGGAAAAGAAAATCCGCCTCAATCAAAAACAAGTTCAACGGGGCCTGGGCCAACCGGATTTTGCTTTAGTTGATGTGCGCTCAGATGAAGAGTATTTGGGCTGGCCCGCGCCGGGCCAAACACGCGGCGGCCACCTCCCCGGCGCAGTACATTGGCCCTGGCAATGGGCGTTGGCCGCCGATGGCGTAATGCGCCAGGCAGAGGAATTGAAAACGCTGTGGACGGCACATGGCCTTACCAGCGACAAAGAAATCGCCCTCTATTCCAACGCGGGCACGCGCGCGGGCTTTGCGTATTTCGCCCTGCGCTTGCTGGGCTATCCGCGCGTGGCAGTGTATGAAGGCGGCATGAACGAATGGAGCAAGACAGAAAAACTTCCGCTCAACGCCGCGCCACGTTATGAAACCATCGTCTCGGCTGCCTGGGTCAAAGCCGTGCAAGACTTTTATGCGCCCAATGCCAAGGCCCCGCGCCCCGCCTCCTATCGCACTGAGCGCTTCGTCATTTTGGAAACGAGTTGGGGGGCGCTCACAGCGGCCAAAGATTACAACCAGGGCCACGTGCCCGGCGCGCTGCATCTGGATACGGATGACTTCGAGAATGGCTATCCGCGCTGGCATTTGAAATCCGTCGCTGCGTTGCAACAGGTCATCGGGCGTCATGGCATCACGCCGGAGACGACGGTGATCGTATACAGCCAACAGACGATTGCCGCCGCGCGCGTTTGGTGGGTGCTCAATTACGCGGGCGTCCAGGATGTGCGCTTCTTCAACGGCGGTTACCAGGCCTGGCAGGCGGCGGGCTATGCGGGCGAGACTGAGGTGCGCCAGCCACCGGCTGTTTCCTTCTCCGCTCCGCCGCGTGCTGAGTGGTTGGCGACGACGGAGTATGTGCGCGCAAATTTTGACAACGGCAACGTCTGGCTGGCCGATGCGCGCAGCGAGGCCGAATATCGTGGCGAAATCAGCGGCTACGATTACATGGCCCTGCGCGGGCGCATTCCCGGTGCGTTGCCGATTGGCGATGCCGATGACAAGGCGCGCTTGTATCAGGATCACGACGGCACCTTGCGCAGCGTCAGCGAAATTGCAGTGCGCTGGGCACAGGCGGGTCTCAAAGCAGGGCACGACGGACCAGGCTTCGCGCGCGAGGTGATTTTTTATTGCGGCAGCGGCTGGCGTTCCAGCTTGACGTTCCTCTATGCCTATCTGCTAGGCTACGGCAACATTCGCAATTATTCCGATGGATGGAGCGCGTGGAGCACGGCGTATGCGCAGGATGCCAACGAAAAAGGCATTACGCCGGGCTGGCGGCAAACAGCGTCGGCAAACCCGATTGCCAGCGGACAACCCTGA
- a CDS encoding lipid-binding SYLF domain-containing protein gives MDIPDKAIPETILEKAKCVAVFPQVIKAGFVIGGRGGRGVATCRIANGWSAPAYFDMKGGSFGLQIGAQATDFVLIFMNEKGLSSLLKNKFEVGGDASVAAGPVGRQAGASTDLALNAEILSYSRSKGLFAGLELKGTVISVDKDDMNQAYGDENAASAVLKGQKPAAELTKIFPDTVGKYAKGSGK, from the coding sequence ATGGATATTCCCGACAAGGCCATCCCTGAAACCATTCTCGAAAAGGCCAAGTGCGTCGCCGTCTTTCCCCAAGTCATCAAGGCCGGGTTCGTCATCGGCGGACGCGGCGGACGCGGCGTGGCGACCTGCCGCATCGCGAACGGTTGGAGCGCGCCCGCTTACTTCGACATGAAAGGCGGCAGCTTCGGCTTGCAGATCGGCGCGCAGGCGACCGATTTCGTGCTGATTTTTATGAACGAAAAAGGCTTGAGCAGTCTGTTGAAGAATAAATTCGAGGTGGGCGGCGATGCTTCGGTGGCCGCCGGGCCGGTGGGCCGTCAGGCGGGCGCTTCGACTGACTTGGCGCTGAATGCCGAGATTCTCTCTTACTCGCGCAGCAAAGGCTTGTTTGCGGGCCTCGAGCTCAAAGGCACCGTCATTTCAGTGGACAAAGATGATATGAATCAGGCTTATGGCGACGAGAACGCCGCCAGTGCTGTGTTGAAAGGGCAGAAACCCGCGGCGGAACTAACCAAAATCTTCCCCGACACGGTCGGAAAGTATGCGAAGGGTTCAGGCAAATAG